The following are encoded together in the Acetobacter vaccinii genome:
- a CDS encoding response regulator has product MILIVEDEFLIALDIENLIMDCGFSVYGPYDTVQSASAAINVKMPLCAILDVRLPDGDIFPVADKLYEKNIPIFFHSGHANIIDLQKRYPKSKVCQKPTSIDELQFSLTECMRNMENF; this is encoded by the coding sequence ATGATTTTAATTGTCGAAGATGAATTTCTTATCGCTTTAGATATTGAAAATCTTATCATGGATTGTGGATTTTCTGTATATGGTCCTTACGACACAGTGCAATCTGCTTCTGCCGCGATTAATGTGAAAATGCCCTTATGTGCTATTTTAGATGTGCGTCTTCCAGATGGCGATATTTTCCCCGTCGCAGATAAATTATACGAAAAAAATATACCTATCTTTTTTCATTCAGGGCATGCCAATATCATCGACTTACAAAAAAGATACCCAAAATCTAAAGTATGTCAAAAACCAACATCTATCGATGAACTACAGTTTTCTCTTACTGAATGCATGAGGAATATGGAAAATTTCTGA
- a CDS encoding autotransporter strand-loop-strand O-heptosyltransferase: protein MDEMTLLNEAEFALEHSNPLSNNNSEDCSAERTGEYPYLTPSAVPTQIAVDGIRFDYNDGIRISVPRKNGTQWKITIKDEKTGTIVYSATIEHGMVCSVKKYFVPFSLSISEVLPNGNTKEIYSHQHDLSEEKTILIQLPVGTLGDVLAWFPYVAKFSEKYPCQIYCVLSENFIPLFEKTYPKIKFITKLRAEKEKLSETAYSIYNLGLFFQDENCDRQPTDFRFVGLHKTAAYILGVDPDEQRPKLVFDETKRPIKEPYVCIAVQSSAQCKYWNNPHGWSSVISFLKQCGYRVICIDRDKVHGAGLVWNHIPFGVEDETGNRPLAERAQWLRHAEFFIGTSSGLAWLAWAVQCKVVMISGFTHPTNEFHTPWRVINWHACNSCWNDPKHQFDHNNFLWCPRHEGTQQQFECSRLISSDQVIKTIKDLMKDLPPI from the coding sequence ATGGATGAAATGACCCTACTTAACGAGGCCGAATTTGCACTCGAACATAGTAATCCTCTTTCTAATAACAACTCTGAGGATTGCAGTGCTGAAAGAACAGGTGAATATCCTTACCTAACTCCAAGTGCAGTGCCTACACAAATAGCAGTTGACGGCATTCGTTTTGATTACAACGATGGAATTCGCATCTCTGTTCCTCGCAAAAATGGGACACAATGGAAAATAACAATAAAAGATGAAAAAACAGGAACAATAGTTTATAGCGCAACTATTGAACATGGCATGGTATGCTCAGTAAAAAAATATTTTGTGCCTTTTTCGCTATCCATTTCAGAAGTTCTTCCCAACGGAAACACTAAGGAAATATACTCCCATCAACATGATTTGTCAGAAGAAAAAACTATTCTTATTCAACTGCCTGTTGGCACATTAGGAGATGTATTAGCTTGGTTCCCCTATGTCGCAAAATTTTCTGAAAAATATCCTTGTCAGATTTATTGCGTGTTATCAGAAAATTTTATTCCACTTTTTGAAAAAACATATCCAAAAATAAAATTCATTACAAAATTACGCGCAGAAAAAGAAAAATTATCTGAAACTGCATATTCTATTTATAATCTGGGTCTTTTTTTTCAAGATGAAAATTGCGATCGACAACCTACAGATTTTAGATTTGTCGGGTTGCATAAAACAGCAGCCTATATTCTTGGCGTTGATCCTGATGAGCAACGGCCAAAGTTGGTATTTGATGAAACCAAAAGACCCATCAAAGAGCCTTATGTCTGCATTGCTGTACAGAGTTCAGCTCAATGCAAATATTGGAATAATCCGCATGGATGGTCGTCTGTTATCAGTTTCCTAAAACAATGTGGCTACCGTGTTATTTGTATAGATCGCGATAAAGTACATGGTGCAGGCCTTGTTTGGAATCATATCCCCTTTGGTGTTGAAGATGAAACCGGTAATCGACCACTTGCAGAACGGGCACAATGGCTCCGGCATGCTGAATTTTTCATCGGGACCAGTTCCGGTCTTGCCTGGCTGGCTTGGGCTGTGCAGTGCAAAGTTGTCATGATTTCTGGATTTACCCACCCCACGAATGAGTTTCATACACCTTGGCGTGTTATCAATTGGCATGCCTGTAATTCCTGCTGGAATGACCCTAAGCACCAATTTGATCATAACAATTTTCTTTGGTGCCCACGTCATGAAGGAACACAGCAGCAATTCGAATGCTCACGCCTTATCTCAAGCGATCAGGTTATCAAAACCATCAAAGATCTGATGAAAGACCTGCCTCCGATCTGA